The genome window AATGCCATGGCAATCATAACCCGCTGCCGCTGGCCCCCCGATACCTGATGCGGATACTGGTTGTACTGTACCTCCGGTGACGCGATGCGAACGCGGTGGAACAGCCTGAGCACGCGTTCGCGCGCCTCCTCGCGGCTTGCGCCGGTGTGCAGCAGAATCGGCTCCGCAACCTGCGCGCCGAGTGTCATCGTGGGGTTCAGCGAGGAAAAGGGGTCCTGAAACACCATCGCCATTCGAGCTCCGCGCACCGCCTGCCACGCGCGCCGCCCAAGCTGCAGCAGCTCCTGCCCGTCGAGCCGGATAGAGCCCGCTGTCACAACTCCTGGCGGTGACGGGATCAACCCCATCAAAGAGAGAGCCGTCGCACTCTTCCCGGAGCCGGATTCGCCGACGATTCCGAGGATCTGCCCCCGCTCCAGTTGAAAGGAGACGTCGCGGACGGCGTGCACCACGCCGCCCGGTGAATGGAAGTCGGTGCAGAGCCCTGCGACCTGCAGTAGCGGCGGTTGGGCCGGTGATTCGTCCTGCGTAGGCTGTGCGGAAACCACCGTCACAGCGCAATCCCCGCAAACGATTCGGCAAGAGCCTCCCGCGATCGTTTGGCTTCACGCTCACACCAGGCACGGTTAACGGCGCCGTTGTGCAGCACGATTCGGCTGAACCACTCGCAGGGTGCGCTGCCGTGGCTTTCGCCCACGGGTTCCAGATCGGCGCGGAACCCACCATCCGGTGAAACGCTCCAGCGCGGCGCGGCCTCACCACCCGGCAGACCTGTTGTGAGAAGAATCGTGGCAGGTTGACCGCCCGGCGCGCCCGTGGCAGCAATCCAGGACGACTTCACGTTGAACTCCGCCGGCGGATCATGGTCGCCATCCGGCGCCTGTATCACCGCCGCAGGCGATTCCAGCAGCGGGCCTGTGAACCAGCCGAACATGGCGGCGCTCAGCTTCGTCCTGCAAGCAACGGCTGCATCTTGCAAATCCCAAATCTGTACCAGCGTATCGATCGCGAGCGAGTACTCCGAGACCATCTCGAAGCGCACGGTCCGCTCCTCGCGGGCCAGAATGCTGCCGTGCCGTCGCCATTGGAGGCTCAGCTTGAGGCCACACGATACGCTGCCCCGCCGGCCCAGCAGTTCCGTGAGTTCCGCCTCACCGGCGCAACCGCTGACCTCGAATGCGCAGCCGGGACCAAGCCGGGAGCCGAGCAGCGGCGCGGTTTCGGGCGCGGCAGCGAACATCAGCGCGGGTGCTTCGGCCCCACCAACCCGATAGGACGCAACCTGGATGCCATCCGCCGTTACGAGGCAAGCGCCATCGCGGAAATGCAAAGTTGGACGAGCGTGCGGCGGCATGCTGGAGTAAAGCATACCAGGCCGTGTTTGTCAAAACCCTCCTCCGCCGGCGTGCTGCGATCTGCACCGGTATAATGATTTCGAGGCGCCTATAGATCCCGTCTGCGTGAGTCCGTGGCGCCACAGGAATATGGCGAGGTTAACCCCTAACTTCACAGACTCGGCAGTCCGCGAGCTGTCGCCGGATGACCTGCCTGCGCTGTCGCGTCTGTTCGCCTCCGATCCCACGCGGTTCCGGTCGATGGAAGCCGGTTTGGATATGTACGGTCTGGAAAGCCCCACAGTCCGGTTCTATTGCGTGCCGGACGGCTCGGGGGGCCGGATCCTCGGTGTGTTGATCCAATTGAGGACGACGGTGGTCTGTGCCGATCGCGATGGCGAGTGCGGTGGCGCAATCGCAGCCTTTGTCGATGAACAACCTGCTGTTACCGGGCTGAGAGGTTGCCTGGAGACGCTTGGGGCCGTCAAGGCGCGACTGCGTCGCTATCGGCCGACTCATTGGGAAGACAGCTGGTTCCTGGAGCTGCACTCCGCGCCGGTGCAAGCGCCGGCCGGACCAGCAGCCCGTCGAGCCGTCGCGCAGGACGTGGACGCCATTTCGGCCCTGTATGCATCGAGTCGGATGATGCCGCGATCCACACACGACCTTGATGCGCACATCGCAACCGGCCGCGTGTTTGTGGTGGACGACTTTCATTTGCGGAACTGCATTGCAGGCGCTGCAATGCTGAATGCCGAAGGGCGCAGCGCCTGCGTCATCGGCAGTGTCTATACGCGGCCCGAAGCGCGCGGACGCGGCTGCGCCACGGCATGCACGGGTGCAATCAGTCGAGACATTATCGACAGCGGCAAGCTTCCGTGCCTGTTTTATGAGAATGAAGCCGCAGGTCGCATCTACCACAGGCTGGGCTTCGAGCCGGCCGGAAGATGGGCGATTCTCTATGTGGACTCGGCGCGTTGAGCTCCTCGTTAGCCGCGGTATGGACCCTGCTGGCGCTGGTGCACACGGGTCCGACGTCGGCTCGAAGCCAGGCCCTTTCGCCGGCCCGCGACCGTGCTGCCGGCGTGATACACAACCTGAAGCTGAAGGTCGGTTTGCCGCTCGGCGGTATCGGCGCGGGCGCCGTCCGCATCCTCAGCGACGGCGAGTTCTCGCGGGGCGGCGACTCCACGCCGCTGCCGGGCTGTTTTGCAGCGGTGCGTGCCGGAAGCGGCGCCTGCGTGCTGGCGCTCCATAACGGCTGCGGGCTGCCGTGCGCGCCGCGCATAGACTTCAAGGGGCTGTTTCCCACAGCGACCGTCACGCCATCCGGCGCCGGCTTACCGCTGGACGTTTCCTGGGAGGCCTTCTCCCCGTTTGTTCCCGGCGACCTGCGCGACTCGTCGGAGCCCGGCGCCATCGTCGTGATAACTCTCCGGAATCCGTCGCAGCACGCCGTGCCGGCAGCCGCACTACTCTCGTGGCAGGGCATGCCGGCTCCAGGTGGGACTGCCGGGACTCCGGTGGTCTCCACCGTGCCCGTGCGTGACAACCTGTACGGGCTTCGGATCTCAAGCGGAACTCCCAGATTCGGCGAGACGACCCTGGCCTCAGCAGCTGTTGGTCCAGACAGCGTGGTGACGCGAACCGGATGGCGACCGGGAGCTGGACCGCCGTCCTGGTGGGCCGCGTTCGCGCAGACCGGCCGCCTTCCTCAGGATCAAGAGATTGGGTCCAGCGGTGCGATTGCTGTTTCCACATCGGTAGCGCCCGGCGCCACAGTACGAATTCCATTTGCGGTGACCTGGTTCGCATCCGACGCGACATCCACTTTAGGCGGCAGATACTACGGAAACTGGGCGAGCTCGTCGACAGATATCGCGCGCAATCTGCTGCAGGATTGGAGAAGCCTGCGCGTTCTGACGGACGAGTGGCATTTTGCGCTGATGACCAGCGATCTTCCGCCATGGCTGATACGCGCTGAGATCAACAGTCTGGCTGGTATGGTGACGCAAACAAGCCTCATGCGCGGCGGCGAATTTGCGTGGCGGCCGGCAACGTCGGCTTACGGCGCGTCGCCGGCGGGCGTAATGGCGAGATCTATCACCCTTGTTACGCTGTTTCCGCAGCTTGAGGCATTTCGGTTGGCGACCGATGCGGCAAACCTGGCGGGGGTAGGAAGCACCCGTATCGCGCTGCTGGCGCTCCGGCTAGCGCTCTACCAGAGGTGTACGGGCGATCGGACCCTGGCGCAGCTCACTGCCCGTCCGCTGGCCGAGGCCGCGCTGACCGCGGCCGGCCCCACGGATACGGCCGGGTGCGGCATTCAGATCACCGGTTGGCGCGCGCTTGCCCGGCTGCTGGCACAATCGGGCGAGACCTCCATGGCTCAGTCGCTGCTGAATCGAACTGCGCATCTGATGGTTCAGTACGCCGCCGGGCTGAAGAGCCAGTCTCCATCGTCCATGTCGGCCGGCTTGCTCGGAGTTTGGGCTGCCCGGCTGTTAGTGCTGCCGCCTCCGGCGCCGTCCACGCTGATTGCTCAAGCCCAGGCATCCGGCGCTGCGGGCAGCGCTCCAGGTCGGGATATGGCAGATTCGGTGATCTGCCGCGGTGATCTGGCGATTCGCACAGGCAGCGTGACGAGCGGTCTCGAAGTTCTGGACGCGATCGATACCTCCGCCTGGGAAAGTGAGGGAGGGCCTTTCGACGTTCAGGAAGTGGGACTGTTCTGGCCGGTACTCGCCGCGCTCGAGGGCGCGGGGATCCGCCTCAGCACCGGCGAGCTTGACCTCATTCCATCCATACCCGGCTCATGGCGCGAACTGAATGCACCCATCTTTCTTCCAACACTCACCGGTTGGATGCGTTTTCGCCCGTACGCCCATGGAGAGTCCTTCTCTTTGCGGGTGGATCGGCTGGTCGCTCCGCCGACATTAGGTCCGGCGCAGCGCCTGGTTCTGGCCCGGCTCCGGATACCCGCGCCGGTCGCAATCAAGGCGGCGCAGGAGGAAGAGGTACACGTGCTGTTGAACGGTAATCCCGCTCCCGCAAATGCGTCGCGTGTGGCCGGCGGCGTCATGCAGATTCGGTTCACGCCTTCGCTCAAGCTCAACGCCGGCGATACGGTTCGGGTGAGCATCCATTAGTTTGCAGTACTCCACAGGAAAGTCACGATGAAGTCTATCGGCAGAATCACGGTTCAGGCATCGATCTTTATGGCGATCTCGGTTGTCGCGCTGGTGACCGCGGCCGCGCTGGCCGCGCCAGGACCCAAACACCGTCAAACGCCACCGCCGCCGGTGAAGACGGCCGGCGAGGTGTTCAAGAACATCAAGGTACTCAACAAGCTTCCGGCCAGTCAGCTCCTGCCGATGATGCGCAAGATGAGCGACTCGCTTGGTGTTCGGTGTGACTACTGCCACGTGGAGGGCCCGAATCATTCCGGCTTCGAACTGGATACGAAAAAGCCGAAGGTCACAGCCCGCGCGATGATTCTGATGACCGAGCGGCTGAACAAAAACGAGAAGATCCTGCGGCACCAGGCCACCTGCTATATGTGCCATCGCGGCAGTCCGGAGCCTGAAACCCAGCTTCCCATGCCCGGCGGTCGGCAGGACTCGCACTGACGCCCCGCGCGTGGTAACCGAACAACGGTTGGGCCGCGTGGCTTGATGGCGGTCCCGGAGTGCGGAACCTCTAACCCGGCCGGTTGAGCGGCTCGCCGCCTAGGCGCCCACCGCGCTCTCGGTCAGAGTCAGCGTTCCGGCATCGGCATCCAGCCGTGCCACCGCGCCGAGAGGCAGGGTCAATGCGTTGGGTTCGTGGCCGCAGGGAAACCCTGTGATCACCGGCACGCCGAGGTCCGCCAGGTAATCGCGCCAGACATGCTCCAACTGGTTGGATGAGTCCGTCTGCTCGGCCCGCCTCCACGCCGTCACCGTTCCCACCACAAAGCCGGCGGCTTCGGACAGCAGTCCACAGGCCTTCAGCTGCGCCATCGATCGGTCGACGCCGTAGATGGCTTCACTCACGTCTTCCAGTACGACGATGCAGCCCCGCCATCGTGGCCGGTACGCCGTGCCGCAGGCGTGCGCAAGAAGGGTGAGACACCCACCGGCGAGGCGGCCCTCCGCCACGCCTCCGGTTACCGTCTCGGCATGCTCCCCGTCGAGAGGGAGGACCGGACGGTATGCCGGATCCTCCACAATTCTCCACCAATGATCGAGAGCCGGTTCCGACAGGTCGGTCAGCTTCGGCGGCATCACGCCGTAGTGAGTCACCTGGCGGGCGAACCGCGCGAATGCGAGGTGCAGCGTGGTGATGTCGCTGTAGCCCAAAAAGAGCCTGGCGCGATCCCGCTGCTCCGGCCAATGGATGCTCTCCACGATGCGCATCGCGCCATAACCCCCGCGTGCGCAGAAAATGCCGGCGAGATCCGTTCGGTCCAGCGCCCACTGCAGATCGGCCAGGCGTCCGGGGTCGGTACCGGCCAGATAATCATAGTCGGGATGGCGGTCGAGGACGTGGGGTCCAATCTCCACGGCATATCCACGCTCCTCCAGAGCGGCCACGCCAACCTGGAGCGCTGCATCCTCAATTGGCCCGGATGGCGCCACAATGCCGATACGGTCGCCCTGCCGCAGAGCACGTGGCTTGTTTACCAACCGTAGCGCTCCGGCCCCCACGGCCGCATCTCGGTCTCCTGTTTCAGCAGAACAAGCTGGCGGCTCGGAATATCGCGGTAGACGACCACACCCGCGCCTACACAGGTGTAGCAGCCAATCCGTACGCCCGGCTGGGTGATGACGTTGACTCCCGTCCGTGAATAGTCGCCAATATACGTGCAGTTCGCTCCGTCACGGGGATGCTCCCGGCGCCCGCCGATACGCGGCGTGGAGAGTCCGTCGTCAAACCGGAGCGTGCCGTAAACGGTGGCAGCGCCGATATCCACCGCTTCGCCGAGCACTCCGTAGATTTCGCAGTAGTGGTACAGGTAGCTGCGATAGAGCATAACGCCCTCAAACTCGGCGCCGTGACCGACAATGCACTCCTCACCGACCACGGATCCCGCGCTCAAGAGGCAATAGTCGCTCACGCGCGAGCGGGCGCCGATGACGCACCCGGCGCCAACGATGGCGCCATTGATTACGCGTGCGCCCGGCCCGATCCGGGCCGGGCCCTGCAGTGTGACCCGGTTGCCGATCTCCGCGCCGGGGCCAATGACTACCGGCCCGGATATCTCGGCGCCTGCTGCGATCCGCGCCGTAGCGTCGATGCTCTCCTTACAAATGGCAGCCATCTCGCGCAGGACGGCGGCCGTTGCCTCCATGATGTGCCAGGGCTTATCCATGTCGACGAGGCCTTGCGATGCGGCGACTGCATCCGGCATATCCCCATCATCGGCCAGCACGGCCAGCGCCTCGGCCAGCTCTCTCTCCGCTGGGGGCATACCACCGACCGGAACGTGGCGCATCACCGGTGGAACTTCGGCGAGCCGGGACCAGTGGCGCCGCGGAAGCGCGGTCACACCGGCCAGGCGCCACGCTGCATCGCGACTGTGTCCTTCAACTGAGGTCAGCCGGAGCGCGTCCCCTTCGCCATCGATCTCCGCGCAGAGCCAGTCGGTAGGTGCGCCGTTCAGCCGCTCGACCAGCACCGTGGCGTTCCCGGTCAGCTGGTAACGCGCCCATGTGGCAGCCAGGTCCTGGTCGGCGACCACGAGGTCGCCGGAGATGACCAGCGCGCCGGTGACCTCGCCATCAAGCGCGGCCAATCCGCACAGGGCAGCGTCGGCGGTGCCCGTCGGCTCCGCCTGTGTCACAAGCCGCGGCTGTAGGCCCGGCAGTCTGCGCAGCGCGGCCCGTATCGAGGAATCGGAGGCCGACGTCACCACGACAATCTGGCCAAAGCCCAGCGTGCCCAGCTGCCGGCAAAGGCGACGGATTACGGGCTCGTTGGCAATCGGAAAGGCGCACTTGTTGCGCACCTCGTTATACGGCCAGAAGCGCGCGCCCTTACCAGCCGCGAGGAGAACAGCAGCCGGAGGGGGCTTGCTTGGTGACATCGTGAGCGAAGGTGGGGATGTGGCGGGCCGGCCTAGTGGAGCGCCGGCGCCAGCGGAATGTAGGTGGCAGCCATGCTGCCTGAGGCGCTTTCGGTAACCTCGTGATACAGGCTGTCGCGCTCGATCGGTGTGCGTCCTGCCTCTTCGATCAGCTTTACCATCTGCGTGCGCGTCAGTACCTGCGTCTTGTTGCCTTGTTCACCATCTTTGTAGGTGATCTCGTACTCGTGGACCGTGCCGTCCACGTCGTCGGCGCCGTACCACAGAGCCAGCTGCGTGATCTGGGGTGAGTTCATGATCCAGAACGACTTGATGTGTTCAAAGTTATCCAGCATCAGGCGTGACACGGCGATGTTGCGCAGGTCGTCATAGCCGGTGGGATGGGGCGTATCGGCCAACTCCGTCCCTTCGGGATGAAACGAAAGCGGCGTCATCGTCACGAAATGGCCGGTCTCATCCTGCAGCGCGCGCATCTGGACCAGGTGGTCCACGCGCTCCTCCACGGTCTCGATGTGGCCATAGAGCATGGTGGCGTACTGCGTAAGCCCCGCCCGGGCCGCGGCGCGGGCGATGCCGATCCACTCCTCGCCATCCAGCTTTCTATCGAACAGTTCGTGATGAACCCGGTCCGACAGGATTTCGATGCCGCCGCCGGGCAGCGAATCGAGGCCCGCTTCCATTAACTCGTGTAAGACTTCGTCCAGCGGTTTGCCGGCCACGCGTTGAATCTCGGCGATCTCCACGGCCGTAAACGCCTTGATGTGAACGCCGGGCCGGGTTGCCTTCACCGTGCGGAGCAGGTCCAGGTAGTAGGTGTAAGGCAGCCGGGGATTGATGCCGCCGACCATGTGGACCTCGGTAATCGGCACATCCCCGTGCATGAGGAGCTTGCGCTTCACCTCCTCCAGATCCATCTGATACGGGGCCGGTCCGCCTTTTTTGGCGTAGAAGGAGCAGAACTTGCAGAACTTGTTGCAGATGTTGGTGTAGTTGATGTGCTGGTTGCGAACGTAGTAGGCCCTGTCGCCATGGCGCTGCTCTCGCACAAAGTTGGCGATTGCGCCTACCGCGGAGAGATCCGGAGTTTGGTACAGAAGAACGCCATCTTCAAATGTGAGGCGCTCTCCGGCTTCTGCCTTCCCAGCGATCGGACGCAATGCCTCCGGGATGATGCGGCTGTTGATGTGCGGTTTGCAGGCTGCTTCCGCGGGCGCCGTTGCCGTCATAACGCTCCTTGATCGGGCTTTGCCAAGTGGCGAGTTTGGCGCAAGTATACCACCGGTGCGCGTGGGTGGTGCGGCGCCGTTAAGATGTCGTAACTATTTGTCTGGTAGTTTTTCCGACATGCTTGACAGAATAAGCAGACTTTTGTATACTGGTTTGAACCGTCGGGATGGCCGAACTTCACCATGATGATCGCATGCATCTATATACCGCAGATAGGTATTGCTTGCGAGCGGAGGCTGCGCAAGCTGGAGAGTGGTGTTCCCGTGGCGCTTGCCGATGCAGAGGGACGGCTGCTGACCGTATCTCCGCAGGCTGAACGGTTTGGGGTGTGCCCGGGCATTTTGGCTTCGGGGGCACGGGCATTGTGTCCGGATCTGCAGATTGCGGCTTACCAGCGTGAACTTTATGAAGAGACGGCTGCGGGTATCTGGAATCTTCTGGCTGTGGAGAGCTCTTATGTAGAGCCGGAGACGCCGGAGCGCTGTTTTGCCGCTCTGGATGGGCGGCAGATTTCTCATCGCGTGCAAAAGCTGGTGGAGTCGGCCGGCGGCATCGTTGGCGCGCCGGTGTATGCCGCATTGGCCTCCAGCAAGCTGACTGCGGCTCAGTCTGCACGGCAGGCGGAGCCTGGCCGAGTGGAGCGGGTGCTGCCCGGAACCGAGGCGGAAGTATTGGCGCCCACGTTGCTGGGGGCTGTGCGGCAGATACCGGAAGCCACAGTGCGCCGCCTGGAGCGTTTGGGCGTGCGCACGCTGGGAGACCTGCTGCAGCTGCCGGTATGCGAACTGCAGCGGCAGTTTGCCGGTCCCGGCTTGTTGCTGCGACGGCTTGCTATGGGAGAAGATGGCGATTCCGTGCGGGCTTTGTGGCCACCGCGCGTGATCGAGCGTTCGGTAGCGTTTGATGATGAAGCGGTTTACGACACCACTATTTGGGCGGCGCTTTCCCGGTGTGCTGCCGGCATATCGGCAGGGCTGCTGCGTGGTGGTGACTATGCCCGCACCATCGCGCTGCAGGTGGAACTGGCGGATGGTTCAAGGCTGCAGATTTCCGAAAAGCCGCACGCCCCTCTGCAGAGCGCTGTCGATCTGCATCAGGCGGCTCTGCGCCTTCTGGCGCGCCTGGCGCTGCAGGCGCCGGTTGCCCGGGTTACGCTGCAGGCAGCCGGCCTGGGATCGGGTTCGGGAGTGCAGCTGGAGCTGCTGGATACGGCCGGCGTGCTGTTTGGCCTGCCTCACGAACGCCAGTCGCGCCTTGATGCTGCGCTGGAGCGGCTAAAGCGCCGGTATGGCGGCAAAACGATACAGACGGGGAGTGAGATATCGTCGCCGCTTCGCATCCGGCTCTGGGTTGGGCCGTTGGGCCGACGCCTTGATGAACCTGTGCAGGTAACTACCGATTCTCAGGGGGCGCCTCTCTGCTGCTGGCGGCGCGGCCGGCCCTGCCGGGTTGTGCATATTCAGAATATGTGGCGCGAAACGGAGTGGCAGGAGGGCGTCACCGCGCAGCAGAGTGTCTATCGTGTGGAAACCGATACCCTGGGAATGCTTGAACTGGTGCAGGCGGCTTCGGGATGGCGGCTGGGAGCCCTTGCCGATTGATGCCGGTATCTTTGCACAACCATACGCCATGGAGTTTTCTGGATGGCGCCTCCGATATTGATGCGCTGGTACGGCGCGCTGCCGGATTTGGCATGCCTGCGCTGGCGATGACCGATCACAACAGCGTATCTGCCGCCGTCAAGTTTACGCAGACCTGTATTTCGTGGGGCATCAGGCCCATTCTGGGGGCCGAAATCACCATGGAGGATGAATCACACCTCACGCTGCTGGCCCAGAACCGCATCGGCTACGGCAATTTGTGCCGGCTTCTATCGGCTGCCTACCAGTTTGGTGGGCGCCTGACTCCGGCGCTGCCATGGCAGGCGCTGGGTCTGCAGCCCACCGGTGGCGCCGATATGGCGATGCTGGATGTAACCGGCCTGTTCTGTCTTTCGGGCTGCCGTAAGGGGCGGTTGTGGCAGGTTGTTTGCGCACACAACTCTTCAGCAGCGCAGGCGCTCATCCGCGGCCTGCAGAGAGCCTTCGGCTCTCAGAACTTTTTTGTGGAGCTCCAGCAGGATTTTACGCCCGATTCCAGCCGTGTTAACAACGAGCTTGCCGGGGCGGCGCACGATGCACGGGCCGGCCTGGTGGCCACCAACAACGTGCACTATGCCACCCCGGAAGATTTTGCCGTTCACGACCTGCTGCGCTGCGTGGGGGCCGGTGTCAGCATCGCCCAGAACCACTCCGATCGGCCGCTGAACAACGAGCGGTATCTGCTTTCGCCGGATGAGATGCAGCGCCGGTTTTCCGCGATGCCGCAGGCCGTAGAGAACACACAGTACATTGCGGAGCGGTGCGAAGCGGCTTTACCGGATTGTGACGAGATTACACCGCGCTACACGCTGCCGCATGGTTATGCCGATGCCGCAGCCTATCTCTGCTCTCTTACCTGGCGCGGAGCGGAAGCACGCTACCGTCCGGTAACGCCGGCCGTAAAGAGGCGCATTGAACACGAGCTTGCCGTCATCGTAAACCTGGGTTATGCCGACTACTTTTTGATGGCGTGGCGCGTTGCGCTCTGGGCGCGGCGGCAGGGAATACGATGTACCGGACGCGGTTCTGCCGCCGACAGCTGCGTTGCCTTCTGCCTGATGCTCACGGATGTGGACGTGATATCGCGCGGGCTGCCCTTCGCCCGATTTCTTACAGAAGGCAAAACGCCCGATATCGATCTCGATTTTCCATCGGATCGGCGCGATGAGGTGTTTCAGCACATCACCCAATCCTACGGCGCGGCCAATGTGGCCTCGGTTTGCACGTTTCATACGTATCGTTCCAAATCAGCCGTGCGGGATATGGGCAAGGCGCTTGCCCTGCCGGCCCAGGCGCTGGAGTGGTTCTCCGGCCATCTATCCAGCTTTATTCATGCCGATGAGTTGCATGCCGCCTTTGAAAAGCAGCCGGAGCTGCGAGAGTATGCGGGTCTGCGCAACCGGTTTGATCTGCTGTTCCGGCTGTGCGCGCGCATAGCCGATTTTCCGCGGCATATCGGCACACACTCCTCCGGCATCGTCATCAGTCGAGTGCCATTAAGCCAGATCGCTCCGCTGCGGCCCAGCGCGCGCGGTGTAACGCAGATATGGGAGCTGGACAAGGACGACGCCGAAGCCGTGGGCGCTATCAAGCTGGATGTGCTGAGCCTGCGCACGCTTTCGGCCGTGAGCGATGCGGAGGCCACTCTGCAGCGGCAGGACCCGGCATTCCGGTACAACCGCATTCCCATCAGGGATGACGCAACCTATCAGCTGCTTCGAGCGGGCGCGGCAGTGGGCGCCTTTCAACTGGAATCGGCGGCGCAGCTCAGTCTGGCCGTTACGCTTCAGCCGGAACACTTTGAAGACCTGGTGGCCAGCGTGGCGCTCATTCGCCCGGGACCGGTGCGTGGTGATGCCGTTCAGCGCTTTGTGGCCTGCCGCAACGGCTCGATGCGCGCCGAGTTTTTGCACCCCTGCCTCGTTCCGATACTGGCTAAAACCTACGGAACCATCATCTTTCAGGAGCAGGCAATTCTGGTTATAGCCGCCATGACGGGTTGCAGTGAGGCCGATGCCGACCGGGTGCGCAAAAGCCTGGCAAAGCACGCCCGCCACAATACCATGCACGAGGTGCGAGAGGCTTTCGTGCGTGACTCGTGCCGGCGCCATCCCGATTTCGATGCCCGGCGCGCGAATCTGCTCTTCGATATGCTGGAGGGGTGGAGTGGTTATGGCTTTACCGAAGGCCATGCGGCCTCGTTTGCCATTACCGCCTGGCGCACCTCGTGGCTTACAGCCCATCACGTGGCGGCCTGGTACGCCGGCATGATGAGTCACCAGCCGATGGGGTTCTATTCTGCCAACTCCCTGGCGGCGGAGGCGCGCCGGCGGGGAGTGACCATTCTGCCGCTGGATATTAACGAGAGCGATGATCGCTGCACCGCGCCGGATGCGGAAACCATCCGGCTGGGGCTGCGTCTGGCGTCCGGCCTGCGCGAGGCAGACATCGC of Armatimonadota bacterium contains these proteins:
- a CDS encoding ABC transporter ATP-binding protein, which gives rise to MTVVSAQPTQDESPAQPPLLQVAGLCTDFHSPGGVVHAVRDVSFQLERGQILGIVGESGSGKSATALSLMGLIPSPPGVVTAGSIRLDGQELLQLGRRAWQAVRGARMAMVFQDPFSSLNPTMTLGAQVAEPILLHTGASREEARERVLRLFHRVRIASPEVQYNQYPHQVSGGQRQRVMIAMAFSCSPELLIADEPTTALDVTVQAQVLSLMAELQQESGTGILLITHDLGVVAEICDRVLVMYAGEIVESGPVNEILSNPRHPYTQGLLQSLPSLHAGERTSLRGIPGQPPDLANLPSGCPFHPRCPHAIPGKCSNTAPPLTGSIDTHSSRCWLQVQDADG
- a CDS encoding c-type cytochrome, yielding MKSIGRITVQASIFMAISVVALVTAAALAAPGPKHRQTPPPPVKTAGEVFKNIKVLNKLPASQLLPMMRKMSDSLGVRCDYCHVEGPNHSGFELDTKKPKVTARAMILMTERLNKNEKILRHQATCYMCHRGSPEPETQLPMPGGRQDSH
- a CDS encoding LD-carboxypeptidase — its product is MVNKPRALRQGDRIGIVAPSGPIEDAALQVGVAALEERGYAVEIGPHVLDRHPDYDYLAGTDPGRLADLQWALDRTDLAGIFCARGGYGAMRIVESIHWPEQRDRARLFLGYSDITTLHLAFARFARQVTHYGVMPPKLTDLSEPALDHWWRIVEDPAYRPVLPLDGEHAETVTGGVAEGRLAGGCLTLLAHACGTAYRPRWRGCIVVLEDVSEAIYGVDRSMAQLKACGLLSEAAGFVVGTVTAWRRAEQTDSSNQLEHVWRDYLADLGVPVITGFPCGHEPNALTLPLGAVARLDADAGTLTLTESAVGA
- a CDS encoding NTP transferase domain-containing protein, with amino-acid sequence MSPSKPPPAAVLLAAGKGARFWPYNEVRNKCAFPIANEPVIRRLCRQLGTLGFGQIVVVTSASDSSIRAALRRLPGLQPRLVTQAEPTGTADAALCGLAALDGEVTGALVISGDLVVADQDLAATWARYQLTGNATVLVERLNGAPTDWLCAEIDGEGDALRLTSVEGHSRDAAWRLAGVTALPRRHWSRLAEVPPVMRHVPVGGMPPAERELAEALAVLADDGDMPDAVAASQGLVDMDKPWHIMEATAAVLREMAAICKESIDATARIAAGAEISGPVVIGPGAEIGNRVTLQGPARIGPGARVINGAIVGAGCVIGARSRVSDYCLLSAGSVVGEECIVGHGAEFEGVMLYRSYLYHYCEIYGVLGEAVDIGAATVYGTLRFDDGLSTPRIGGRREHPRDGANCTYIGDYSRTGVNVITQPGVRIGCYTCVGAGVVVYRDIPSRQLVLLKQETEMRPWGPERYGW
- the mqnE gene encoding aminofutalosine synthase MqnE, translated to MTATAPAEAACKPHINSRIIPEALRPIAGKAEAGERLTFEDGVLLYQTPDLSAVGAIANFVREQRHGDRAYYVRNQHINYTNICNKFCKFCSFYAKKGGPAPYQMDLEEVKRKLLMHGDVPITEVHMVGGINPRLPYTYYLDLLRTVKATRPGVHIKAFTAVEIAEIQRVAGKPLDEVLHELMEAGLDSLPGGGIEILSDRVHHELFDRKLDGEEWIGIARAAARAGLTQYATMLYGHIETVEERVDHLVQMRALQDETGHFVTMTPLSFHPEGTELADTPHPTGYDDLRNIAVSRLMLDNFEHIKSFWIMNSPQITQLALWYGADDVDGTVHEYEITYKDGEQGNKTQVLTRTQMVKLIEEAGRTPIERDSLYHEVTESASGSMAATYIPLAPALH
- a CDS encoding DNA polymerase III subunit alpha, encoding MPVSLHNHTPWSFLDGASDIDALVRRAAGFGMPALAMTDHNSVSAAVKFTQTCISWGIRPILGAEITMEDESHLTLLAQNRIGYGNLCRLLSAAYQFGGRLTPALPWQALGLQPTGGADMAMLDVTGLFCLSGCRKGRLWQVVCAHNSSAAQALIRGLQRAFGSQNFFVELQQDFTPDSSRVNNELAGAAHDARAGLVATNNVHYATPEDFAVHDLLRCVGAGVSIAQNHSDRPLNNERYLLSPDEMQRRFSAMPQAVENTQYIAERCEAALPDCDEITPRYTLPHGYADAAAYLCSLTWRGAEARYRPVTPAVKRRIEHELAVIVNLGYADYFLMAWRVALWARRQGIRCTGRGSAADSCVAFCLMLTDVDVISRGLPFARFLTEGKTPDIDLDFPSDRRDEVFQHITQSYGAANVASVCTFHTYRSKSAVRDMGKALALPAQALEWFSGHLSSFIHADELHAAFEKQPELREYAGLRNRFDLLFRLCARIADFPRHIGTHSSGIVISRVPLSQIAPLRPSARGVTQIWELDKDDAEAVGAIKLDVLSLRTLSAVSDAEATLQRQDPAFRYNRIPIRDDATYQLLRAGAAVGAFQLESAAQLSLAVTLQPEHFEDLVASVALIRPGPVRGDAVQRFVACRNGSMRAEFLHPCLVPILAKTYGTIIFQEQAILVIAAMTGCSEADADRVRKSLAKHARHNTMHEVREAFVRDSCRRHPDFDARRANLLFDMLEGWSGYGFTEGHAASFAITAWRTSWLTAHHVAAWYAGMMSHQPMGFYSANSLAAEARRRGVTILPLDINESDDRCTAPDAETIRLGLRLASGLREADIAVILAARQTERFQSLLDFAVRAPLHRDAVENLVLSGAFDALHLHRRGLLWRLDETLALAQQCRVASTGSVLVMPAMMETPLAQDVAPFSPWDAYLWTWRLTGVCAECHVFAWMREALAAHGVMTTADAMRERAGSLVTVAGLNIRPHRPPTKSGAPVLFSTLEDEFGLLQTVCVGKAIDSCTATFLTAAAIVARGVVERRGVGVTLRILQVRPLRLQEFVPHEANRPLAAEPAPWRAYTGTQISVQTPHTV